Part of the Tidjanibacter massiliensis genome is shown below.
TTCAGGGCGATTGCGGCGCAGGCTTCGGCGTCGGCGAGGGCATGGTGATGCTGCTGCAGGTCATAGCCGCATGCTGCTGCGACCGTGGGCAGTCGGTGGTCGGGGAGCGACCGGCCGAAGGTGCGGCGCGAGGCGCGGCAGGTACAGTAGAACGTATAACCGGGATAGGGCAGTCCGTACAGGTCGAAAGCGGCTTTCAGGCACCCTTCGTCGAAAGGGCTGTTGTGCGCTACCAGCGGCAGACCCTGGATAAGGGGCGCTATTTCCCTCCATACTTCCGGGAAGTGCGGGGCCTCTACGGTATTGTGATAGCAGAGGCCGTGGACGCGGGTGCAGAATTCGGAGTAGTAGTTGGGGCGCGGACGTATCAACCGATATGTCTTGTCGCATATCTCTCCGCCGCGCACGACCACCAGGCCGACACTGCATACGCTCGTCCGCTTCCCGTTGGCCGTCTCGAAGTCTATGGCTGCAAAGTCTTTCATGCGTAGCGTCGTGACGCGGAACCTCGTTCGGGGCGGGAGGTTCCGACCGCACAAAACTAACGAAAAAACGGTTTCCTGCCGCTCGGCAGTATAATGGGAAGAATAAAAAACGGGGACGCTTCGAAAGCGTCCCCGTCGGATGGATTCCGGAAACCGGTGCGGTTATTTTACGTCCACGATGGTGTTCCAGTTGTGCTTGTCCTCTATCTCGCCGTACTGGATACCCTGGAGGGTCTTGTAGAGTTTCTGGCTCCAGGGACCGGCGGTCTTGCCATCGCCGTAGACGATGGTCTTGTCGGTCTTCGGGTCGTACACGCTTCCGATGGGGGAGATGACGGCCGCGGTACCGCAGCATCCCGCTTCGCTGAAAGTCGGGAGTTCTTCGACGCCCACCTTGCGCTG
Proteins encoded:
- a CDS encoding 3'-5' exonuclease, yielding MKDFAAIDFETANGKRTSVCSVGLVVVRGGEICDKTYRLIRPRPNYYSEFCTRVHGLCYHNTVEAPHFPEVWREIAPLIQGLPLVAHNSPFDEGCLKAAFDLYGLPYPGYTFYCTCRASRRTFGRSLPDHRLPTVAAACGYDLQQHHHALADAEACAAIALKIL